One genomic segment of Desulfomicrobium sp. ZS1 includes these proteins:
- a CDS encoding sigma-54-dependent Fis family transcriptional regulator: protein MVLNSMDDLPPDAEVDRCSHFSLGNKSVLAIPLFVASKVHHLLTVDVHTERLWIEEVVDLTRLLGEIFVSALQRREAELTLRRTMERLDVAAASAHAGLWELNLDTGALWATKKAREHFGFAPEEALTFSRLLEEIHPDDRELIKIKIEEARSIQEDTRVEYRILTKEGSLRWMVSQGRVHWDDTENTAFLFGATVDITRSKELEMQLQTQILETERLSRQLLHENIYLRETDSVAEQGEILGSSEAMRTVMTQIGQVARTGSTVLLQGETGTGKGLVAQTIHRMSDRGKRVMVKVNCAALPGPLVESELFGREKGAFTGALSRQPGRFELADGSTLFLDEIAEMSLETQAKLLRVLQDSEFERLGSSKTTKVDVRIIAASNKDLAKEVEAGRFRSDLYYRLNIFPIHVPPLRERPEDIPQLVWEFVKEFGERMGKQIRSITQKDMQLLTSYSWPGNIRELRNVIEHSLIISSGEVLVLQRLSPSSNITDAAKSLEDVERSHIQATLKATKGKIKGAGGAAERLAIHPSTLYSRMRKLGISSKQS from the coding sequence ATGGTCCTGAACAGTATGGACGATCTCCCACCTGATGCTGAGGTTGACAGGTGTTCGCATTTTTCGCTTGGCAACAAATCCGTCTTGGCCATTCCTCTTTTTGTCGCTTCAAAAGTTCATCACCTGCTAACCGTGGATGTCCACACGGAGCGTCTTTGGATTGAGGAAGTCGTCGATCTGACTCGATTGCTTGGAGAAATTTTCGTCAGCGCCCTGCAAAGGCGTGAAGCGGAACTCACCCTGCGCCGCACCATGGAGAGACTCGACGTCGCCGCAGCGTCGGCGCACGCCGGATTATGGGAGCTTAATCTCGATACCGGCGCTCTCTGGGCGACAAAGAAGGCTCGAGAACACTTCGGCTTCGCCCCTGAAGAAGCCCTTACCTTTTCGAGGCTTTTGGAAGAAATTCATCCCGACGACCGGGAGTTGATCAAAATCAAGATCGAAGAGGCGCGCAGTATCCAAGAGGATACCAGGGTGGAATATCGAATCCTGACCAAGGAAGGATCATTGCGCTGGATGGTTTCCCAGGGACGGGTACATTGGGACGATACCGAGAATACCGCTTTTCTGTTTGGAGCGACAGTCGATATCACGCGATCCAAAGAATTGGAGATGCAGCTGCAAACGCAAATCCTTGAAACCGAGCGCCTCAGCCGCCAACTGTTACACGAGAACATCTATCTGCGCGAGACGGATAGCGTGGCCGAGCAGGGCGAGATCCTGGGCTCAAGCGAAGCCATGCGCACCGTCATGACGCAGATCGGCCAGGTGGCCCGAACCGGAAGCACGGTGCTCTTGCAGGGAGAGACAGGCACGGGAAAGGGGCTGGTCGCACAGACCATCCATCGCATGAGCGACCGTGGCAAGCGCGTCATGGTCAAGGTCAACTGCGCCGCCTTGCCCGGTCCCCTGGTGGAGAGTGAACTGTTTGGGCGCGAGAAGGGAGCGTTCACTGGAGCCCTCAGCCGACAGCCAGGGAGGTTCGAACTGGCCGACGGCTCCACCCTCTTTCTTGACGAGATTGCCGAGATGTCGCTGGAAACCCAGGCCAAGCTGCTGCGCGTGCTTCAGGATAGCGAGTTCGAGCGCCTGGGAAGTTCGAAAACCACCAAGGTCGACGTGCGAATCATCGCGGCCAGCAACAAGGATCTCGCCAAGGAGGTTGAGGCTGGTCGTTTTCGCAGCGATCTCTACTACCGGCTGAACATATTCCCCATCCATGTCCCGCCCCTGCGCGAACGCCCCGAGGACATCCCGCAACTGGTCTGGGAGTTCGTCAAGGAATTCGGTGAGCGCATGGGTAAGCAAATTCGCAGCATCACCCAAAAAGACATGCAACTGCTCACGAGTTACTCCTGGCCCGGCAACATCCGCGAACTGCGCAATGTCATTGAGCATTCCCTCATCATCAGCTCCGGTGAAGTCCTGGTCTTGCAACGCTTGTCACCTAGTTCCAATATCACCGATGCGGCCAAATCTCTTGAAGACGTTGAGCGCAGCCATATACAGGCCACCCTCAAAGCGACCAAAGGCAAAATCAAAGGCGCTGGCGGCGCGGCAGAAAGATTGGCAATCCACCCTTCCACCCTCTATTCCCGCATGCGCAAACTCGGCATCTCATCCAAGCAATCCTGA
- a CDS encoding antibiotic biosynthesis monooxygenase family protein: protein MILSQIKIYPAEGYAAGIIDVLQSVQVILASVSDCLQASVSIESGESGAILYLEKWRSRESLDEHLRSSVYMRVLEALELSCRNPEVTFFDGLEVGGWEIIEMARSLSAKDD from the coding sequence ATGATTCTCTCACAAATCAAAATATATCCTGCCGAGGGGTATGCTGCTGGCATCATCGATGTGCTTCAATCAGTGCAGGTGATCCTTGCGTCCGTGTCCGACTGCCTCCAGGCCTCTGTTTCCATCGAGAGCGGTGAGAGCGGGGCCATTCTCTACCTGGAAAAATGGCGCTCACGTGAATCTCTTGATGAACACCTCCGCTCCAGCGTGTACATGAGGGTGTTGGAAGCTTTGGAATTGTCCTGCCGGAATCCGGAGGTGACATTCTTTGACGGGCTGGAAGTGGGCGGGTGGGAAATTATCGAAATGGCGAGATCTCTTTCGGCTAAAGACGATTGA
- a CDS encoding twin-arginine translocation pathway signal protein, with protein sequence MNFIVRYAASFVIMSLVFITLAAQPASAKSATEINHEVDQALNNLYATSPAARDLSKIAKAILVFPGIIKGGFIVGGQYGEGALVKDGKKAAYYNTVAASYGLQAGLQKFGYALFFTDEASLKYLESSDGWELGVGPTIVIVDEGLARNLSTSTAKEGIYAFFFNQKGLMAGLGIQGTKVTRINP encoded by the coding sequence ATGAACTTCATTGTCCGTTACGCCGCGAGTTTTGTGATCATGTCGCTTGTTTTCATCACCCTTGCGGCGCAGCCAGCCAGTGCCAAGAGCGCGACTGAAATCAACCATGAGGTCGACCAGGCTTTGAACAATCTTTACGCGACCTCTCCTGCCGCGCGCGACCTGTCCAAGATCGCCAAGGCAATCCTGGTTTTTCCGGGCATCATCAAGGGCGGCTTCATCGTGGGCGGACAATACGGCGAAGGGGCGCTGGTCAAGGACGGTAAAAAGGCCGCTTACTACAACACCGTCGCAGCCTCCTACGGTCTGCAGGCAGGATTGCAGAAGTTCGGCTATGCCCTGTTTTTTACCGACGAGGCCTCGCTCAAGTATCTGGAAAGCAGCGACGGTTGGGAACTGGGAGTCGGGCCGACCATCGTCATTGTCGACGAGGGTTTGGCGCGCAATCTCTCCACCTCCACGGCCAAGGAAGGGATCTACGCCTTCTTTTTCAATCAGAAGGGACTCATGGCGGGACTGGGCATCCAGGGCACCAAAGTCACCCGGATCAACCCGTAG
- a CDS encoding glycine zipper domain-containing protein: protein MSDGKSGSICVFVVAILLLSCAAVMAQQFVYPQKGQSAEQQQKDEYECHTWAVQQTKYDPTTAAQAAPAQPAQTSTGAQPGSGLRGAAKGAVVGGVIGAIGDDAGKGAGIGAVAGGVAGRSQSRRQQAQQQTQSQQQASATQQGQQDAYLRAKATCLEAKGYSVK from the coding sequence ATGTCAGATGGCAAATCAGGGTCGATTTGTGTTTTTGTGGTCGCAATTCTGCTGCTCAGTTGCGCCGCTGTCATGGCCCAGCAGTTTGTCTACCCGCAAAAGGGTCAGAGCGCCGAGCAGCAACAAAAAGACGAGTACGAATGCCACACCTGGGCAGTGCAGCAGACCAAATACGACCCCACGACCGCTGCTCAGGCGGCTCCGGCGCAACCTGCGCAGACAAGCACCGGCGCCCAGCCGGGTTCCGGACTTCGCGGCGCGGCCAAAGGCGCCGTGGTCGGAGGGGTGATCGGGGCCATTGGCGACGATGCGGGAAAGGGCGCGGGCATCGGAGCCGTCGCCGGTGGGGTGGCCGGCCGGTCTCAAAGCCGCAGGCAGCAGGCCCAGCAGCAGACACAAAGCCAGCAACAGGCTTCAGCAACGCAGCAAGGACAGCAGGATGCCTACCTACGCGCCAAAGCGACCTGCCTGGAGGCAAAGGGATACTCGGTCAAGTGA
- a CDS encoding DUF3313 domain-containing protein: MKKFLVVIALLSLCACAGTGKNTSTDFNPADHFLGTDYKLLQAKPELNGALGWRSPEFTAQKYSALYIEPVVLWHGEDMAKESGLSLEDLELLATYFHDVLAKVPDGQKLALAAQPGPGVITVQAAVTEVEASSPVSNALTSVIPIGILLSAGKQAATGQAMGVGKCAVEVKFVDSVTGKNLALFAETKVGKKYSTAGFTKTGQTEEAMDEWAALLKERIDVLWK, from the coding sequence ATGAAAAAATTTCTTGTTGTCATCGCACTGTTGTCTTTGTGCGCGTGCGCCGGAACCGGCAAAAACACGTCGACTGATTTCAATCCCGCCGACCACTTTCTGGGTACCGACTACAAGCTGTTGCAGGCCAAACCCGAGCTCAATGGCGCTCTTGGATGGCGCAGCCCCGAATTCACGGCGCAGAAGTACTCGGCCCTTTACATCGAACCCGTAGTCTTGTGGCACGGCGAAGACATGGCCAAAGAATCCGGACTTTCCTTGGAGGATCTGGAATTACTGGCCACGTATTTTCATGACGTGCTGGCCAAGGTTCCCGATGGCCAGAAGCTCGCTCTGGCCGCGCAGCCGGGCCCCGGTGTCATCACCGTACAGGCGGCGGTGACCGAGGTCGAGGCCAGCAGCCCCGTGTCCAATGCGCTGACCTCCGTCATTCCTATCGGCATCCTGCTTTCCGCCGGCAAGCAGGCCGCCACAGGCCAGGCCATGGGTGTTGGCAAGTGCGCGGTGGAAGTCAAGTTTGTGGACTCCGTGACGGGCAAGAATCTGGCCCTCTTTGCCGAGACCAAGGTCGGCAAGAAGTACAGCACCGCAGGATTCACCAAGACCGGCCAGACCGAGGAGGCCATGGACGAATGGGCCGCCCTGCTGAAGGAACGCATAGACGTCCTGTGGAAATAA
- a CDS encoding OmpP1/FadL family transporter: MKRVFAFAALMACLAQTAYAGGLYLYETGIPDVSTAFAGLAARAEDASTAFSNPAGMTRLTGTQMLVGIQPLIINSEFDPGSGTTTGGGDGGNAGGIMPAGGSYFVFDTSDTCKVGLALNSFAGLGLNYDDDWAGRYYVQNTVLTTFALSPSIGFKISDKLSLGAAVHFVYGSTETKVAVNNVLPALPDGSMKIEDSAFGIGGRLGVLVEPRNDLRIGLVYQTPIQLDFSDSPDFDNLGPGLAFLAPRALDTIDMSMTLPQQIMASVMFQATDKLDLMANVGWQDWSEFGQDIVSVHTAGQRELTTNIDYDDTWHFAVGVRYALTPQWRVSAGVAYDSSMADDDTRSPTLPVDRTWRYAGGVHYAWSEDLKLDLGYEYIDTGKAEIDVERGPLAGRLQGDYGPNAIHVINLSVAYRF; the protein is encoded by the coding sequence ATGAAACGGGTTTTTGCATTCGCTGCGTTGATGGCATGTCTCGCCCAGACGGCTTATGCCGGGGGGCTTTATCTTTATGAGACTGGCATTCCCGACGTATCCACCGCCTTTGCCGGTCTGGCTGCTCGGGCTGAAGACGCATCCACTGCCTTCAGCAACCCGGCTGGCATGACTCGCCTGACGGGCACACAGATGCTGGTCGGCATCCAGCCCCTGATCATCAATTCAGAGTTCGATCCCGGCTCCGGCACCACTACAGGCGGAGGTGACGGAGGCAACGCCGGTGGAATCATGCCGGCGGGAGGGTCGTATTTCGTCTTTGACACTTCTGATACATGCAAGGTCGGACTGGCCCTCAATTCTTTCGCCGGTCTTGGCCTCAACTATGACGACGACTGGGCGGGGCGCTACTACGTCCAGAACACGGTGCTGACGACCTTCGCGTTGAGTCCTTCCATCGGGTTCAAGATCTCGGACAAGCTATCCCTCGGGGCGGCTGTTCATTTCGTGTACGGGAGCACCGAAACCAAGGTCGCGGTTAACAATGTCCTGCCCGCCCTTCCGGACGGCTCCATGAAAATCGAAGACTCCGCCTTCGGCATCGGCGGGAGGCTGGGAGTGCTGGTCGAACCGCGCAACGACCTGCGCATCGGCCTCGTCTATCAGACCCCCATTCAGCTCGACTTCAGTGACTCTCCGGACTTTGACAACCTTGGCCCCGGGCTGGCCTTTCTGGCTCCGCGCGCCCTCGACACTATCGACATGAGCATGACCTTGCCCCAGCAGATCATGGCCTCGGTCATGTTTCAGGCCACGGACAAGCTCGACCTCATGGCCAATGTCGGCTGGCAGGACTGGTCCGAATTCGGCCAGGACATCGTCAGCGTGCATACCGCGGGACAAAGAGAGCTGACAACGAACATCGACTATGACGACACATGGCACTTCGCGGTGGGCGTTCGCTACGCGTTGACGCCGCAGTGGCGTGTATCCGCAGGCGTGGCCTACGATTCGTCCATGGCCGACGACGACACGCGCAGCCCGACCCTGCCCGTGGACCGCACCTGGCGCTACGCCGGCGGCGTGCACTATGCCTGGAGCGAGGATCTGAAGCTGGATCTGGGCTACGAGTACATCGACACCGGCAAGGCAGAAATCGACGTGGAGCGCGGCCCCCTGGCGGGCAGGCTGCAGGGCGACTACGGGCCCAACGCCATCCATGTCATCAATCTGTCCGTCGCATACAGATTCTAA
- a CDS encoding transporter, translating to MFGITLRKLCLTAFLTALLAAFGAAPGICEDDQSTELAKKLANPVASLISVPLQFNYDENYGLSDDGEKFYINVQPVIPFALNEDWNLISRTILPLVHLSDIPPGNDETGLGDITQSLFFSPSQPTDRGLIWGVGPVFLLPTATDELLGSEKWGAGPTAVVLKQTGPWTVGFLGNHVWSFAGEDDRADINASYMQPFLAYVTKTHTTFNLNTESVYDWEAEQWSVPINFQVSQLLKIGGQPISIGAGVRYWAESPDAGPEDWGARLSLTFLFPK from the coding sequence ATGTTCGGAATTACTCTGCGGAAATTGTGTCTGACGGCTTTCCTGACGGCATTGCTTGCAGCATTCGGTGCGGCGCCGGGCATATGCGAAGACGATCAGTCCACTGAGTTGGCCAAGAAGCTGGCCAATCCGGTGGCCAGCCTGATCAGCGTGCCGCTGCAGTTCAACTATGACGAGAACTATGGGCTGAGTGACGACGGAGAAAAATTTTACATCAACGTCCAGCCGGTCATTCCCTTTGCTCTGAACGAAGACTGGAACCTCATCTCGCGCACCATCCTGCCGCTGGTTCACCTCAGCGACATCCCCCCCGGCAATGACGAGACAGGCCTGGGCGACATCACCCAGAGCCTCTTCTTTTCGCCCTCGCAGCCAACAGACAGAGGGCTCATCTGGGGCGTTGGCCCCGTGTTTCTGCTGCCCACTGCCACGGACGAACTGCTCGGGTCCGAAAAATGGGGGGCCGGGCCAACTGCCGTGGTCCTGAAACAGACAGGTCCGTGGACAGTCGGATTCCTCGGCAACCATGTCTGGTCCTTCGCCGGGGAAGACGACCGTGCCGACATCAACGCGTCGTACATGCAGCCTTTCCTGGCCTACGTCACAAAGACGCACACCACGTTCAACCTGAACACGGAATCCGTTTACGACTGGGAGGCCGAGCAGTGGTCCGTGCCGATCAATTTCCAGGTCAGCCAGTTGCTCAAGATCGGCGGGCAGCCGATCTCCATTGGCGCAGGTGTGCGCTACTGGGCCGAATCGCCCGATGCCGGGCCGGAAGACTGGGGCGCGCGCCTCAGCCTGACGTTTCTGTTCCCGAAATAG